AATGGGAtctaatttttctttattttctgacattccATAGACAAAAATggttaatcaagaaaatagattaaaacacaattaaaataatagATGTGTATTTAAAATATGTGACAGATCATAAAGAAAACTCATTTGTCTTTATAGTATGTAAGGTTTAAGGTGCGTTCAGACACGTAGTTACCTCTCCTTGACAAgcggacacacaaacacctgctgtACTGCAAGATGAGGTATTTCAGGATTGTCAGGAAGTATCAGAAATGCCAGTCACATGCAGGCAGCAGGGAGAAATGATTACTTGACGCAGACAGAATAAaaggtgtcttttttttccttcttcttttttttccttgctgtGTTTAGTTTTAAGATGGTATCTACCCCTGTGATCTAACCCAGCTGTAATGACAACGTTGCATCCACAGACGTTTGAATTCAGTGGTAGCCCAAGGTATAATAATCCTTATCAAGATGCGCTGTTATGTCGGCACATGGTAAACACCACCTGCATTCCTTTTCACctctggtttctgtgtgtgtcactctgaATTGCACTGCTTTATCAAGGCTGGCTCTCAGTGTTGTGGGTTTAGTAATGCATTTGATAAGGGCTGTTTGGCACTTGGCCTATCGGCTGGCATCCTCAGGGCTTGTACAGTGGTGTGATATAACATGAGCCCAGAAAGCAGACTGCCTGCTGCTTGTGGAAAGAAATGATCTGAGCTGATGTTTAGATTATGTTCATGATGTAGGGATATTTCAGGGACATCTACGCTTGAAGTTACTGTGACTTCCGGTGTTGCGATGGATTTTAGCCCTGAGCTATCTTTTCAAAACATCTGGAAACTGGAAACGCAGCTCTTTGTATTCTCAAACCAGCACCTAACATAAGGTGAAAgtgagcaggagaggaagaattTGAGTTACTTATGCATCGATCTGAAGATGAGACACAAGCCACTGTAGTCTGAAAGCTCAACCTCCAAGGGCCTCAGGAACATCCGGCAAACTTGGAAACAAAACTGGCAGTGTCTGCATCAGAAGGTGCAGCCGATTTCTTCTGTGTTTCCTTTgagtctttttctcctctggaCTAGTGAAGATAATTCTGCATCACTCTCCGAGATGGAGTGTTATCAGGAATGCTCAGTAATTTGAGTCGGTGATGAGGTCGGGATGCAGGAGGAGGCCTTTAATGAGATTTGCTGGTGGTGCTGTTGGTGTTGGTTTGCCTACTGTGTGTAGTTTACCAGTGATGGCTCTCCCCTGTTTTGTGCTGCAATTTTGAAAGAAAggaaattgaaagaaaaagatatCCCCTGGCATTCAGCGGCacactgatgatttttttttttttttcctggaccAAGCAATCATGCACAGAATGCAGTGAAAAACAGGACGAGCTGCAGAGTCTCATTCTTACAGTGGCTGATTGTAGAAAGCGTATAAATATTACAGATCTACTTAAATGTGTTCTTTACTTTACTGTTTTACAAGGTGCATGAAAAAGATGAgatattttacaacaaaaagcTGAGACAGTTTTTATGGGCTCCGCTTCAGATAGTCAGCTCACGTTTTCTTATAGTTAAACAGTCATCTATTTGATATTGCTACAGATAATCCTTGTCACTCAttggttctttttttctgttcttctgtcTCAGGTTCCTGTATTAAGAAGAAAGACGAGGCGAGTTCTGAAACTCCACCTCTTGAGGATTTTCTGATAAGGGGTCAAAAAATGAGCACATTCCACATAGAAACAACTGGCCCACCCAGCTATCTCACTCACCTGTGAGCAGCCATGCATCACCCATCGAGGGGCACCCCTCCCCAGCTGCgggactgttttctgacatagACTTGGAAGAATAGCTAAACCTCTTAATAGAAATGGCATTAGTTTGTGTGGGCTATAACACATCAGACTACATATTAGAGTACAGGTGAGGCTGAATCCCTAGCCAATACCCACGGGACCCTTAAGAGGAGGTAAACAGCCTCAGATGACCTTTACAGAAGGACAGTGCTACATCCCAGCTTTGATGATTTAGTATCCCACTGCCTTGCTGACAAGGTcgatcatggctgctgctgatcCCCATAGCAACGGTTCCTTGGTGGGGCGAGGAGCAGACTGAAGGAGTCAACAATGCAGCGTAACGGTGGTGGGGTGGGTGCTGGAGGCCAGCCATGGGTGCTGCGGCGTGTGCGTCTTACGTGGCTCAGTTTCATGCTATTCTTTATCCTGGTCTTCTTCCCACTCATTGCCCACTACTACCTCACCACCATTGACGAAGCTGGAGGTCCCGATAAGCGTATCTTTGGGCCGCGGCCCGGCGGTGAACTGTGCGAAGCCAAACATGTGCAGGATCTTTGCCGCATTCGAGAGTCGGTCAGcgaagagctgctgcagctggaggccAAGAGGCAGGAGCTCAATGGGGAGATCGCCCGACTCAACTTGCGCATCGAAGCCTGCAAGCGCAGCATTGACAGTGCCAAGCAGGATCTGCTGCAGCTCAAGAATGTGATCAGCCAGACAGAGCATTCCTATAAAGAATTAATGGCTCAGAACCAGCCTAAGCTGTCGCTTCCTGTCAGGTTGCTGCCAGACAAGGAAGACCCAGGACTGCCACCACCCAAGTCTGCGCGCTCCTGCCGCCTGCGGTCCTGCTTCGACTATGGGCGCTGCCCTCTTACGTCTGGGTTTCCTGTGTATGTCTACGACACAGGCTCTTATCCGTGGGGGGACTATCTCGACCCACTGGTGAAGCAGGCTTTTGCAGCATCAGTTAAGGGCAACATTTATGTAACTGAAAACCCCAGCATTGCCTGTCTGTATTTGGTGCTGGTAGGGGAGCTACAGGAGTCCTCCTCCCCACTGCCATCTCCTTCAGAGCTGGAGAAGCAACTAAAAGCTCTTCCTTACTGGAGATCTGATGGACACAACCATGTACTGGTGCATCTCTCTAGAAAGTCCATGACACAGAACTTCCTGTATAATGTGAGCACAGGACGAGCAGCAGTCGCTCAGTCCACCTTTTTGGAGCAGCAGTACCGTGAGGGCTTTGACTTGGTTGTGTCCCCACTGGTTCATGCTCTCTCAGAACCAAACTTTTTGGAAGTGCCCCCTCAAGTTCCTGTAAAGAGGAAATACCTCTTCACCTTCCAGGGGGAGAGGGTGGAGTCACTGAGGAGCAGCTTGCAGGAGGCGCCCCCTCAATCTTTCGAAGAGGAGATGGAAGGAGACCCACCAGCCGACTACGACGATCGCATAATTGGCACCCTAAAGGCAGTGCAGGACAGCCACTTGGATCAGGTGCTGGTGGAGTTCACCTGCAAGAACCCACGGACAAGTTTGCCGACTGAGTGGGCTCTttgtggagagagggaggacaggcTGGAGGTGCTCAAGGCTTCTACTTTTGCCCTGGTGATTGCTCCAGGAGATGGACAGCTGGTGGCCTCAGCAGGCTGTGGAATGAGGCTCTTTGAGGCCCTTGAGGTTGGAGCCATCCCAGTTGTGTTGGGGGACCACTCCAAACTACCTTACCACCAGTTTATCCGCTGGAGTGAAGCTGTCATCATAGTCCCCAAGCCTCGAGTCACAGAGCTACACTTCCTGCTGCGCAGCCTGTCAGACAATGATATGCTAGCTATGAGGCGGCAGGGCCGCTTCCTGTGGGAGACCTACTTCTCCACCTCGGAGAATGTTCTCAGTACCATCCTTGCCAGCATCAGAACCAGCATCCAGGTTCCCGCTGCACCCATCAAAGAGGAGCCCGCCCACGAGATTCCTCACAAAGCTGGGAAGCTGGCAGGAACTGATGCCAACCTGGCTGACAATGGTGATCTGGATTTGGGTCCCGTCGAGACGGAGCCCCCCTACGCGTCTCCACGCTTTCTCCGCAACTTCACAtacacagctgcagacaccTATAGAGCATGGAACCGGGCCCCAGGGCCtttccacctgtttcctcaCACCCCTCTTGACCCCGTGCTGCCCTCTGAAGCCAAATTCCTTGGCTCCGGTACTGGTTTCAGGCCTATAGGTGGAGGTACGGGAGGCTCGGGGAAGGAGTTTCAGGCAGCTTTAGGAGGGAACGTGCCGCGAGAACAGTTCACTGTGGTCATGCTGACAtatgagagggaggaggtgctGATGAACTCTCTGGAGAGGTTAAATGGACTGCCGTACCTGAACAAGGTAGTGGTGGTGTGGAATTCACCCAAGCCTCCTTCAGATGATCTGTTGTGGCCCGACATCGGCCTGCCCATTGTGGTGAGTGCTCCTGGAGAAAAATCCTTTCATTCAACAAATGTGCACATATCCATCTTCATGGTGTTGGTTTCTTTAGTAAGGAATACATATCTTTCTCATCCTGAGCCTCTGAAATGCTAAAAATCTGTAATATGTTTCAGAGGTGTTGCAGTTTGCTTAAATACTTTACAATGAACTGTTTGGAAACTCTTCAGGAGTCCATGCAAATTACCAGCAGCTTTACTAGAAGGATGTGAAGGAGTCCGACATCCATGAATAATAAAGATGTGTGCTTTTGAATTaagcctgaaaaataaaatattcatccAGTTCATATTCTCACCATTAGTTTGTGATGGAGGCTCTGTTGACAAGTGGTAAGCTGTGAGAGCAACTAAAGAACCAGTCACTGTATTTGTCAGTAATGGTAGAGTCTCTGCTGCAACCT
The window above is part of the Seriola aureovittata isolate HTS-2021-v1 ecotype China chromosome 19, ASM2101889v1, whole genome shotgun sequence genome. Proteins encoded here:
- the extl3 gene encoding exostosin-like 3, whose translation is MQRNGGGVGAGGQPWVLRRVRLTWLSFMLFFILVFFPLIAHYYLTTIDEAGGPDKRIFGPRPGGELCEAKHVQDLCRIRESVSEELLQLEAKRQELNGEIARLNLRIEACKRSIDSAKQDLLQLKNVISQTEHSYKELMAQNQPKLSLPVRLLPDKEDPGLPPPKSARSCRLRSCFDYGRCPLTSGFPVYVYDTGSYPWGDYLDPLVKQAFAASVKGNIYVTENPSIACLYLVLVGELQESSSPLPSPSELEKQLKALPYWRSDGHNHVLVHLSRKSMTQNFLYNVSTGRAAVAQSTFLEQQYREGFDLVVSPLVHALSEPNFLEVPPQVPVKRKYLFTFQGERVESLRSSLQEAPPQSFEEEMEGDPPADYDDRIIGTLKAVQDSHLDQVLVEFTCKNPRTSLPTEWALCGEREDRLEVLKASTFALVIAPGDGQLVASAGCGMRLFEALEVGAIPVVLGDHSKLPYHQFIRWSEAVIIVPKPRVTELHFLLRSLSDNDMLAMRRQGRFLWETYFSTSENVLSTILASIRTSIQVPAAPIKEEPAHEIPHKAGKLAGTDANLADNGDLDLGPVETEPPYASPRFLRNFTYTAADTYRAWNRAPGPFHLFPHTPLDPVLPSEAKFLGSGTGFRPIGGGTGGSGKEFQAALGGNVPREQFTVVMLTYEREEVLMNSLERLNGLPYLNKVVVVWNSPKPPSDDLLWPDIGLPIVVVRTEKNSLNNRFLPWDAVETEAILSIDDDAHLRHDEIMFGFRVWREARDRIVGFPGRYHAWDVNHQSWLYNSNYSCELSMVLTGAAFFHKYYAYLYSYVMPQAIRDMVDEYINCEDIAMNFLVSHITRKPPIKVTSRWTFRCPGCPQALSHDDSHFHERHKCINFFVKVYGYMPLLYTQFRVDSVLFKTRLPHDKTKCFKFI